A window from Dama dama isolate Ldn47 chromosome 11, ASM3311817v1, whole genome shotgun sequence encodes these proteins:
- the LOC133064766 gene encoding cytochrome b-c1 complex subunit 7-like produces MVTAVKKLKDAMFLCQVNMAGWPAVASSRWLEGIRKWYYNAAGFNKLGLMQDDTIYENDDVKEAIRRLPENLYNDKVFHIKRALDLSMRQQILPKEQWTKHEEDKFYLEPYLKEVIRERKEREE; encoded by the coding sequence atggtgactgcagtcaagaaattaaaagatgcaatgTTTCTGTGTCAGGTCAACATGGCAGGCTGGCCAGCTGTTGCATCAAGCAGGTGGCTGGAGGGTATTCGAAAATGGTATTACAATGCTGCCGGGTTCAATAAACTGGGCTTAATGCAAGATGACACAATATATGAGAATGACGATGTAAAAGAAGCCATAAGAAGGCTTCCTGAGAACCTTTATAACGACAAAGTGTTTCACATTAAGAGAGCACTGGACCTCAGCATGAGGCAGCAGATCCTGCCTAAAGAGCAGTGGACAAAACACGAGGAGGATAAATTCTACCTTGAACCGTATCTGAAAGAGGTTATtcgggaaagaaaagagagagaagaatag